The following coding sequences are from one Nicotiana tomentosiformis chromosome 3, ASM39032v3, whole genome shotgun sequence window:
- the LOC104087558 gene encoding ras-related protein RABA4d-like yields the protein MSNLYGDYNQKIDYVFKIVLIGDSAVGKSQLLARFARNEFSLDSKATIGVEFQTKTLIIDHKTVKAQIWDTAGQERYRAVTSAYYRGAVGAMLVYDLTKRQSFDHMARWLEELRGHADKNIVIMLIANKCDLGSLRAVPIEDAQEFAERENLFFMETSALESTNVETAFMTILKEIYQIVGKKTLTAEEGAEYAKSQSLKGTRIIVPGQDSDSGGRGGCCMSSS from the exons ATGTCAAATTTATATGGAGATTACAACCAAAAGATTGATTATGTATTCAAGATTGTATTGATTGGAGATTCTGCAGTAGGGAAATCACAGCTATTGGCTAGATTTGCTAGGAATGAATTCAGCTTGGATTCAAAAGCTACAATTGGGGTTGAATTTCAGACAAAGACTCTAATTATTGATCACAAGACCGTCAAGGCACAGATTTGGGATACTGCTGGCCAAGAAAG GTATAGAGCAGTGACTAGTGCATATTATCGAGGTGCAGTTGGCGCAATGTTAGTCTACGACTTGACAAAACGTCAATCATTTGATCATATGGCTAGATGGCTGGAGGAACTAAGGGGTCATGCCGATAAGAACATAGTTATAATGCTCATCGCAAACAAATGTGATCTAGGAAGTCTTCGAGCAGTACCAATTGAAGATGCTCAAGAATTCGCAGAAAGGGAGAATCTTTTCTTCATGGAAACATCAGCCCTTGAATCCACCAACGTCGAGACTGCATTTATGACAATATTAAAAGAAATCTATCAAATCGTTGGCAAGAAAACTCTCACTGCAGAAGAAGGTGCAGAGTACGCAAAGTCACAATCTCTCAAGGGAACAAGGATCATAGTTCCTGGCCAGGATTCAGATTCTGGTGGCAGAGGTGGCTGCTGCATGTCCTCCTCCTGA